The proteins below are encoded in one region of Paenibacillus albus:
- a CDS encoding helix-turn-helix transcriptional regulator, whose product MADSTLFRGQPIYIAGSSFDMAGGDNRFNLELHKHDANSEMLLIEEGEGEFEIDGRSYTAGAGSMLFYHRGIWHKEQSTKHPFRCTYVGFTGLQIGELERDFFLSRDRVPIIQLHDQLPVIRKLMRDTIAESHKFEPEAQMIASHYLGIIFAKLARIAYYGDEAQRSRFPAKEAVWKAKRIIEENYSAPLTLDSLAEETYLNKYHLAHLFKELVGVSPIQFLIYCRIEAAKRYLRTTSLQVKEIAEIVGYQSEPSFYNVFMKVSGVTPRKYREG is encoded by the coding sequence TTGGCAGATTCGACATTGTTTCGCGGGCAGCCCATCTATATTGCGGGCAGCTCGTTCGATATGGCGGGAGGAGACAACAGGTTCAATCTCGAGCTGCATAAGCATGATGCCAACAGCGAAATGCTGCTGATCGAGGAGGGAGAAGGCGAGTTCGAAATCGACGGGCGAAGCTACACCGCCGGGGCGGGTTCCATGCTTTTCTACCATCGCGGCATCTGGCATAAGGAGCAGTCGACGAAGCATCCTTTTCGCTGCACCTATGTCGGGTTTACGGGGCTGCAGATCGGGGAGCTGGAGCGGGATTTCTTTCTCAGCCGGGACCGCGTGCCGATTATTCAGCTGCATGACCAGCTGCCGGTCATTCGCAAGCTGATGCGCGACACGATTGCGGAATCGCACAAATTCGAGCCGGAGGCGCAGATGATTGCGAGCCACTATCTCGGCATTATTTTTGCGAAGCTGGCCCGGATTGCGTATTACGGCGATGAGGCGCAGCGTTCGCGTTTCCCGGCGAAAGAAGCGGTGTGGAAGGCGAAACGGATTATTGAGGAGAACTACAGCGCTCCGCTTACGCTGGATTCGCTTGCAGAGGAGACGTACTTGAACAAGTATCATCTCGCGCATCTGTTCAAAGAATTGGTCGGCGTAAGTCCCATCCAGTTCCTCATCTATTGCCGCATTGAGGCGGCGAAGCGGTATCTTCGTACGACCAGTCTTCAGGTGAAGGAGATTGCAGAGATTGTCGGTTATCAGAGCGAGCCGTCGTTCTACAATGTGTTCATGAAGGTGAGCGGCGTGACGCCGAGGAAATATCGAGAAGGCTGA
- a CDS encoding stalk domain-containing protein — MMRKRFMLLACAVSLLVLGSNAYASPKPIDIIVKGNVLHSDAAPIVENGRVLVPVRVITEALDAGVVWDAKQQTVSVSKYTEKVNLTIGQKKAQVTGLLYDYEIPLDASVMLEDGRVYIPLRLLSQTFGYKVAWKDGAVSISSPLDEAQRSTLYQGDLLHARKLVMSMMWKQVYFTHKPLITTHAHEDYSSSFIFPEGKALKFYMIDSNETVSLVEVKDDFPVVTWQAHVDIDTAGDGITKLVANELFDQTGPKPSIGTKFAFYTHGMAGDSNDASSGSIDADGKITTLAYILKIGGEVTNAKGTVSLTLPHEVRDE; from the coding sequence ATGATGAGGAAACGATTCATGCTGCTCGCGTGTGCAGTGAGCTTGCTAGTGCTTGGCTCGAATGCATATGCGTCGCCGAAACCGATTGACATTATTGTGAAGGGCAACGTGCTCCATTCGGATGCCGCTCCTATTGTAGAGAATGGACGTGTACTCGTACCAGTCCGTGTAATTACGGAAGCGCTTGATGCTGGCGTAGTATGGGATGCCAAGCAGCAAACCGTATCGGTCAGTAAATATACGGAGAAGGTTAATCTGACAATTGGACAGAAGAAAGCACAGGTAACCGGCCTTCTTTATGATTACGAGATTCCGCTCGACGCGTCAGTAATGCTGGAGGATGGGCGGGTATATATCCCGCTGCGTCTGCTCTCGCAGACGTTCGGGTACAAGGTCGCTTGGAAGGACGGAGCTGTCTCGATCTCCTCGCCGCTTGACGAGGCGCAGCGCAGCACCCTGTATCAAGGAGATTTGCTGCACGCGCGCAAGCTGGTGATGAGTATGATGTGGAAGCAGGTGTACTTTACTCACAAGCCGTTAATAACGACTCATGCTCATGAGGATTACAGCAGTTCATTTATTTTTCCCGAAGGAAAGGCACTGAAATTTTATATGATCGATAGCAACGAGACGGTGTCGTTGGTTGAAGTGAAGGATGATTTTCCGGTGGTCACTTGGCAGGCTCACGTAGATATTGATACCGCTGGAGATGGGATCACGAAGCTAGTCGCGAACGAGTTGTTTGACCAGACAGGACCGAAACCATCGATCGGTACAAAGTTTGCTTTCTACACGCATGGGATGGCGGGGGATAGCAATGACGCAAGCAGCGGGAGCATCGATGCAGACGGCAAAATCACGACGCTTGCGTATATTCTCAAAATAGGCGGAGAAGTGACGAATGCGAAAGGAACCGTATCGCTTACGCTTCCGCATGAGGTTCGGGATGAGTAG
- the ahpF gene encoding alkyl hydroperoxide reductase subunit F yields MVLDQEIKAQLNQYLALMEGDVLIKVSAGDDEVSKQMLELTDAFASMSSRIKVEKADLLRTPSFSVNRPGEETGIVFAGVPLGHEFTSLVLALLQVSGRAPKVEQDVIERIKNVQGVYRFETYISLSCHNCPDVVQALNLMSVLNPGITHTMIDGAVYKAEVESKNIMAVPSVFLNGEFFGGGRMTIDEILDKMGLKRDDSALFNKETYDVLVVGGGPAGASAAIYSARKGIRTGIVADRFGGQVVDTVSIENFIGVKYTEGPKLAASLEEHVKEYNVDVMKLQRATRLEKNGEFVEVELENGAVLKSKTVILSTGARWRNIDVPGEEEFKNKGVAYCPHCDGPLYAGKRVAVVGGGNSGVEAAIDLAGICSHVTVLATASELKADAVLQDRLYSLSNVTVLTNVQTKEITGTDKVNGISYTERETGAEKHVELEGVFVQIGLVPNTEWLGDDIERTDSGEIVVDKRGATSLPGVFAGGDCTDSAYNQIIISMGSGATAALSAFDYLIRH; encoded by the coding sequence ATGGTATTAGATCAGGAAATTAAGGCACAATTAAACCAATACCTTGCCTTGATGGAAGGCGACGTTCTGATTAAGGTCAGCGCAGGCGACGATGAAGTGTCGAAACAGATGCTTGAGCTGACGGATGCTTTTGCCAGCATGTCTTCCCGAATTAAGGTCGAAAAAGCGGATTTGCTGAGAACACCAAGCTTTAGCGTGAACCGGCCAGGTGAGGAAACAGGAATCGTGTTCGCGGGCGTACCGCTCGGGCACGAATTCACGTCTCTCGTGCTTGCATTGTTGCAAGTCAGCGGCAGAGCCCCTAAAGTTGAGCAGGATGTGATCGAACGGATCAAGAACGTCCAAGGTGTGTACCGCTTCGAGACGTACATCAGCTTAAGCTGCCATAACTGTCCGGACGTCGTTCAGGCGCTGAACCTAATGAGCGTTCTTAACCCCGGCATTACGCATACGATGATTGACGGTGCGGTTTACAAAGCAGAGGTCGAGAGCAAGAACATCATGGCCGTTCCGTCCGTATTCTTGAACGGTGAATTTTTCGGCGGCGGCCGCATGACGATCGACGAGATTTTGGACAAAATGGGCTTGAAGCGCGACGACTCGGCGTTGTTCAACAAAGAGACTTACGACGTGCTCGTTGTCGGTGGAGGCCCAGCAGGCGCGAGTGCAGCTATCTACTCCGCGCGTAAAGGAATTCGTACTGGTATCGTAGCGGACCGCTTCGGCGGGCAAGTCGTCGATACAGTTAGCATCGAGAATTTCATCGGCGTGAAGTATACGGAAGGACCAAAGCTCGCAGCAAGTCTCGAGGAGCATGTGAAAGAATATAACGTCGATGTGATGAAGCTGCAGCGCGCGACACGCCTCGAGAAGAACGGGGAGTTCGTGGAAGTTGAGCTGGAGAACGGCGCAGTGCTGAAGAGTAAGACCGTTATTCTGTCCACTGGCGCACGCTGGCGCAATATCGACGTTCCCGGCGAAGAGGAATTCAAGAATAAAGGCGTCGCTTATTGCCCGCATTGCGACGGTCCGCTCTACGCTGGCAAGCGCGTAGCCGTAGTCGGTGGAGGCAACTCCGGCGTCGAGGCTGCCATCGATCTCGCAGGTATCTGCAGCCATGTCACCGTTCTGGCAACCGCTTCGGAATTGAAGGCGGACGCCGTGCTGCAAGATCGCCTGTACAGTCTCTCGAACGTCACTGTTCTTACGAACGTGCAAACGAAAGAAATTACCGGAACAGATAAAGTGAACGGCATCTCCTATACGGAGCGCGAAACAGGCGCCGAGAAGCATGTGGAGCTTGAAGGTGTATTCGTCCAAATCGGACTTGTCCCGAATACCGAATGGCTTGGGGATGACATTGAGCGGACGGACTCCGGAGAAATTGTCGTAGACAAGCGCGGCGCAACTAGCTTGCCAGGCGTATTTGCCGGCGGCGATTGCACGGACAGCGCGTACAACCAGATTATTATCTCAATGGGCTCAGGCGCAACCGCGGCGCTTAGCGCCTTTGATTATCTCATTCGCCATTAA
- a CDS encoding HAD-IA family hydrolase has product MSRLQLVLDAGGVIVTNMLELWKEIAGEVEIPVHELKESFKVQLRSTLWNGESDEEAFWQWLTSYYPGLTAADGRAILARHLRVLPAFHRIQSWSDAADIHVLSNHRHEWLMPLLEPIAPYLASVTISSQVGSCKPSLDIYKLVQSGLRTQDRVLFVDDSERNLVPARELGWDTLLADEQGEWMDALDARL; this is encoded by the coding sequence ATGAGTAGGCTGCAATTAGTACTAGATGCAGGCGGCGTCATCGTGACAAATATGCTAGAGTTATGGAAGGAAATCGCGGGGGAAGTGGAGATTCCTGTCCACGAACTGAAAGAGAGCTTCAAGGTGCAGCTGAGAAGTACATTATGGAACGGTGAATCTGACGAGGAGGCTTTCTGGCAGTGGCTGACTTCCTACTATCCGGGCTTAACGGCTGCGGATGGACGCGCTATATTAGCTCGGCATCTTCGTGTGCTGCCGGCTTTTCACCGTATCCAATCATGGAGCGATGCCGCGGACATTCACGTGCTTAGCAATCATCGGCATGAATGGTTAATGCCATTGCTGGAGCCTATTGCGCCATACCTGGCGAGTGTAACGATCTCGAGCCAGGTTGGGAGCTGCAAGCCTTCCCTGGATATTTATAAACTTGTTCAATCTGGGCTGCGGACGCAGGATCGCGTCCTGTTCGTGGATGATTCGGAGAGGAATCTAGTCCCTGCGCGCGAGCTGGGCTGGGATACCTTGCTGGCGGATGAGCAAGGGGAGTGGATGGACGCGTTAGATGCGAGGCTGTAG
- a CDS encoding phytanoyl-CoA dioxygenase family protein: MAFNRTTRGSLSDEQLLQYNRDGYLVLEDLLNDADMEPPRQAMMDEVSAIADALFEKGLITDKMEGEPLKYRLAKLFDGLTDQHFLQFGRSWRNRTPGYFHLLSNPKIIDAVESFIGAEIFASPVYNTRPKVPRVAAGAVPWHQDKSYWPDSNANPVITVWISFVDATLENGCLHIKPRTQNSKLLEWHAESYTGTSYTALHEHQLGSRETVALPVKAGTAILFNDRLLHMSTPNNSDHVRWSVDLRYQSTDQDPMPQHGSGFLARSAKFPERVATLADWLEGRPEHAAHP; this comes from the coding sequence ATGGCATTTAACCGTACGACGCGCGGGAGTTTATCGGATGAGCAGCTGCTGCAATACAATCGAGATGGTTATTTGGTTCTGGAGGATTTGCTAAATGACGCGGATATGGAGCCGCCCCGGCAGGCCATGATGGATGAGGTATCTGCGATAGCAGACGCACTGTTCGAGAAGGGGCTCATTACGGATAAAATGGAGGGAGAACCGCTTAAGTATCGTCTGGCGAAGCTGTTCGATGGCCTCACGGATCAGCACTTCTTGCAGTTCGGGCGCAGCTGGCGCAACCGGACCCCGGGCTACTTCCATCTCCTCAGCAATCCCAAAATCATCGATGCCGTGGAGTCCTTCATCGGGGCGGAAATCTTCGCAAGCCCGGTATACAATACCCGTCCGAAGGTGCCGCGCGTCGCAGCCGGAGCAGTGCCGTGGCATCAAGACAAATCGTATTGGCCGGACTCGAACGCCAATCCGGTTATAACGGTTTGGATTTCTTTTGTCGATGCGACACTCGAGAATGGCTGCCTGCACATCAAGCCGCGCACACAGAACTCGAAGCTGCTGGAATGGCATGCGGAATCGTACACCGGCACAAGCTACACGGCACTGCATGAGCATCAGCTCGGTTCACGTGAAACGGTCGCGCTGCCGGTGAAGGCAGGCACGGCGATTCTGTTTAATGACAGGCTGCTGCACATGTCGACGCCGAACAATTCGGACCACGTCCGCTGGAGTGTCGACCTTCGTTACCAGTCGACGGACCAGGATCCGATGCCTCAGCATGGAAGCGGGTTTCTTGCGAGGAGCGCGAAGTTCCCAGAGCGTGTCGCGACGCTTGCGGATTGGCTGGAGGGGCGGCCGGAGCACGCTGCCCATCCGTGA
- a CDS encoding DinB family protein, with amino-acid sequence MSYDFNRVWLAKKFEEIRKRILAALEQLNDDQVNWSPDGRSHSISTLIKHIDGNIQERILKGMLHQNIQRNRDDELKQTFIRKSELSQLVQHRFELIILTVTSMTDEALEQKQLVRTRERTSLDMLHQCAAHYSEHMGQIFYIAKQILQEQYKSTSI; translated from the coding sequence ATGAGTTATGATTTTAACAGGGTATGGCTTGCAAAGAAGTTTGAAGAGATACGCAAACGTATACTCGCAGCGCTTGAACAACTCAATGATGATCAAGTCAATTGGAGTCCTGACGGGAGAAGTCATAGCATTTCAACCTTAATCAAGCATATAGACGGCAACATCCAAGAAAGAATTTTGAAAGGCATGCTGCATCAGAACATACAGCGAAATCGGGACGATGAACTTAAACAAACCTTTATTCGAAAGTCTGAACTGAGCCAACTCGTTCAACATCGATTCGAGCTGATCATTCTCACCGTGACAAGCATGACGGATGAAGCGCTTGAACAGAAACAGTTGGTCAGAACACGGGAACGAACCAGCCTGGATATGCTGCATCAATGTGCTGCGCACTACTCTGAGCATATGGGCCAAATCTTTTATATCGCCAAACAAATCTTGCAGGAGCAGTACAAATCGACGTCCATCTAG
- the ahpC gene encoding alkyl hydroperoxide reductase subunit C, with product MSLIGKEVLPFEAQAYQNGNFIDVTEANFKGQWSIVCFYPADFTFVCPTELGDLQDQYAALKSLGVEVYSVSTDTHFTHKAWHDHSDTIGKIEYIMIGDPSHKISRNFDVLIEEEGLADRGTFIIDPDGVVQTVEITAGGIGRDASTLVNKIKAAQYVRNNPGEVCPAKWQEGASTLKPGLDLVGKI from the coding sequence ATGTCATTAATCGGAAAAGAAGTACTCCCATTCGAAGCGCAAGCCTACCAGAACGGTAATTTCATCGACGTTACAGAAGCGAATTTCAAAGGTCAATGGAGCATTGTCTGCTTCTACCCGGCTGATTTCACATTCGTCTGCCCAACGGAGCTTGGCGATTTGCAAGATCAATACGCAGCATTGAAATCGCTTGGCGTTGAAGTTTATTCCGTATCGACGGATACCCACTTCACGCATAAAGCATGGCACGACCATTCGGATACGATCGGGAAAATCGAGTACATTATGATCGGCGACCCGTCACATAAGATATCCCGCAATTTCGACGTACTTATTGAAGAAGAAGGTCTCGCTGACCGCGGCACCTTCATCATTGATCCAGACGGCGTCGTTCAAACGGTTGAAATTACGGCAGGCGGCATCGGCCGCGATGCCAGCACACTTGTGAATAAGATCAAAGCTGCTCAATACGTCCGTAACAATCCAGGCGAGGTTTGCCCTGCTAAATGGCAGGAAGGCGCTTCTACGCTTAAACCAGGTCTCGATCTAGTCGGCAAGATATAA
- a CDS encoding RNA polymerase sigma factor, with the protein MEDDYLKHITRLDELEMDRLVRRYWHDVWQYAYFLTRREHVAEDIAQETFIRAFRAIDAFRGQCSVKSWLFTIARNTAFNYSKSAFLRKVTLAGLFQDTKRSSSAESDYMSASFTDDIWSFVLELPRSDREIIILYAHYELSYKELAEVLRIAEGTVKSRLARARAKLAKRMKEERLQ; encoded by the coding sequence GTGGAAGATGATTATCTCAAACATATAACGAGGCTGGATGAGCTCGAGATGGACCGGCTTGTCCGTCGCTATTGGCATGACGTATGGCAGTACGCTTACTTTCTGACCCGTCGTGAGCATGTGGCTGAAGACATTGCCCAGGAGACGTTCATTCGGGCCTTCCGTGCGATAGACGCATTCCGTGGGCAATGCTCGGTCAAGAGCTGGCTGTTTACGATTGCCCGCAATACGGCGTTCAATTACAGCAAATCCGCTTTTCTTCGCAAAGTGACGCTAGCCGGATTGTTTCAGGATACGAAGCGGTCCTCATCGGCGGAATCGGACTATATGTCCGCCAGCTTCACCGATGACATCTGGTCGTTCGTGCTTGAGCTCCCGCGAAGCGACCGGGAAATCATTATTCTCTATGCCCATTATGAGCTGTCGTATAAGGAGCTCGCCGAGGTGCTGAGGATTGCCGAAGGTACCGTGAAGTCCCGACTTGCTCGCGCCAGAGCAAAGCTTGCAAAGCGAATGAAGGAGGAGCGATTGCAATGA
- a CDS encoding DUF4185 domain-containing protein: MAAAILLVTLLGCASEDKANPMLDAEGKSFLLKGVTDLQQVSQITGADSPNKTERFGVYGTDLGSMFNAGDKTYFVFGDTFGERAADQIGGGGSFWRSNTIGYTTDKDPSDGIKLDGMIADDTGLATELIPSAKVDYDEMTAIPTYGLAANGAMYLYYMSVNHWGDPGRWDANYSSAAKSTDNGQHWSLLDQLKWPGESNFIQVSPYKVQIDQDHAEIYFWCIPSGRFGGVQLMKVDEANIENLADYRYYAGKDVDGAPIWSAKLEEAETVVDDTVGELSVVWNSYLNRWLMTYLKEGEGVVIREGLAPWGPWGEAFDLVTASEQPGLYGPFMNERYTEDGGKTIYFTLSLWDPYNVFWFKASLQK; this comes from the coding sequence TTGGCAGCCGCTATTCTTCTCGTCACCCTGCTAGGGTGTGCATCCGAAGATAAAGCGAACCCGATGCTGGATGCGGAAGGCAAGTCGTTTCTCCTGAAAGGGGTGACGGATCTTCAGCAAGTGTCACAGATTACCGGCGCTGATTCACCGAACAAGACGGAACGTTTCGGGGTTTACGGCACTGACCTAGGATCGATGTTCAACGCGGGAGACAAAACTTATTTTGTCTTCGGGGACACGTTCGGAGAGCGCGCCGCGGATCAGATCGGCGGCGGCGGCAGCTTCTGGCGCTCCAATACGATCGGGTATACGACGGATAAGGATCCGTCGGATGGCATTAAGCTCGACGGCATGATTGCCGACGATACCGGCCTCGCCACAGAGCTGATTCCTTCGGCGAAGGTTGACTACGATGAGATGACCGCAATACCAACCTACGGGTTAGCCGCGAACGGCGCCATGTACCTGTACTATATGTCGGTCAACCACTGGGGCGATCCCGGTAGATGGGACGCCAATTATTCAAGCGCAGCCAAGTCGACAGACAACGGCCAGCATTGGTCGCTGCTTGATCAGTTGAAATGGCCAGGTGAGAGCAACTTCATCCAAGTCAGTCCCTATAAGGTTCAAATCGACCAGGATCATGCTGAAATCTACTTTTGGTGCATTCCTTCCGGACGCTTCGGCGGCGTGCAGCTGATGAAGGTGGATGAGGCGAATATCGAGAATCTTGCGGATTACCGGTACTATGCCGGCAAGGATGTGGACGGAGCACCGATATGGAGCGCGAAGCTGGAAGAAGCGGAGACGGTTGTCGATGACACCGTCGGCGAGCTGTCCGTTGTTTGGAACAGCTATCTGAACAGATGGCTGATGACCTATCTCAAGGAAGGCGAGGGTGTTGTCATCCGTGAAGGACTCGCGCCTTGGGGGCCGTGGGGCGAGGCGTTCGATCTCGTAACAGCATCCGAGCAGCCGGGACTGTATGGTCCGTTCATGAACGAACGCTATACGGAGGACGGCGGCAAGACGATCTATTTTACCCTCTCGCTCTGGGATCCCTACAACGTGTTCTGGTTCAAGGCATCCTTGCAGAAATGA
- a CDS encoding glycoside hydrolase family 172 protein, with product MDVNQSLISLSQARTGKRKRESSYDRSGGNKDFFTIKPGDVTDICHIKGAGAITHIWMTMAPDAPVEESFLPRKIVMRMFWDDEAEPSVEAPIGDFFGMGHGLTRNYTSAALMMSPEDGKAFNSFFRMPYAIGARIQIESEADHPIKFYFYVDYEEYDKLPDNELRFHAQWNRENPTDGIPDTSVDNAFFEFGGKNTTGDGNYIILEAEGKGHYIGCNFNVHNLRDTSEWNWYGEGDDMIFIDGEPWPPTLHGTGMEDYFNTAWCPQQEVCTPYHGIILGGGPNWSGKISTYRYHILDPIMFDSSIKVTIEHGHNNHRSDDVSSTAYWYQQEPHRPFQALPKVDKRLPLPDTKPFNPDSLAKIFGHSNP from the coding sequence ATGGACGTCAATCAAAGCCTTATTTCTCTTAGCCAAGCAAGAACAGGTAAACGCAAACGGGAATCCAGCTACGACCGCTCCGGAGGCAACAAAGACTTCTTCACGATTAAACCAGGCGATGTGACGGATATTTGCCACATCAAAGGTGCAGGAGCAATCACGCACATATGGATGACAATGGCGCCGGACGCACCGGTGGAAGAGTCATTCCTGCCGCGCAAGATTGTTATGCGGATGTTCTGGGATGACGAGGCGGAGCCGAGCGTGGAAGCACCAATCGGCGATTTCTTCGGAATGGGGCACGGTCTGACGCGCAATTATACATCTGCTGCGCTGATGATGAGTCCTGAGGACGGCAAGGCTTTCAACTCTTTCTTCCGAATGCCTTATGCAATCGGTGCCAGAATTCAAATTGAGAGTGAAGCAGACCATCCGATCAAATTCTATTTCTATGTGGATTACGAGGAATACGACAAGCTTCCGGATAACGAGCTGAGATTCCATGCGCAGTGGAATCGGGAGAACCCAACGGATGGCATTCCAGATACGAGCGTCGACAATGCCTTCTTCGAGTTCGGCGGCAAGAACACGACAGGGGATGGCAACTACATTATTCTCGAAGCCGAAGGCAAAGGCCATTATATCGGCTGTAACTTTAACGTACATAACCTTCGCGATACGAGCGAGTGGAACTGGTATGGCGAAGGAGATGACATGATCTTCATCGATGGAGAGCCGTGGCCGCCGACACTGCACGGAACGGGAATGGAGGATTACTTCAATACGGCATGGTGCCCGCAGCAGGAAGTGTGCACTCCTTATCACGGCATAATATTAGGCGGCGGACCGAACTGGAGCGGCAAAATCTCAACCTACCGCTATCACATCCTCGATCCGATCATGTTTGATTCAAGCATCAAAGTGACGATCGAGCACGGTCATAACAATCACCGCAGCGATGACGTTTCTTCGACGGCCTATTGGTACCAGCAGGAGCCGCATCGTCCATTCCAAGCACTGCCGAAGGTCGATAAGCGGCTGCCGCTGCCGGACACCAAGCCGTTTAACCCGGATAGTCTGGCGAAGATCTTCGGTCATTCGAATCCATGA
- a CDS encoding LacI family DNA-binding transcriptional regulator, whose protein sequence is MSKATIKQVALEAEVSTATVSRVLNDSGFVSEEIKSRVLDVVNRLNYQPSAIARSLKQDKTFMIGVIIPDISNPYFMGISRGIEDVVGPEGFQLIFCSSDENPEKERQLIQLLQEKRVDAVVLATSGDNDSLLERLADSGMPIVLIDRKLMSKEAGNKLDLVAEDNIDGASRLTMKLLEAGHVRIGVVNGPSRVSTGRERYAGVLKAMKEFGLHAKPLVFNGKDFSIEDGVRAVRKFLSEEERPTAIISLNNRMSLGVLLEIVRSGLRIPDDITVASFGEVEAGALLKNPELYYMDQRPYEMGRKAGEILLRRIRKDETQSDKQLELFYNEINRLG, encoded by the coding sequence TTGTCTAAAGCAACAATCAAGCAAGTCGCGCTGGAAGCAGAGGTTTCCACGGCGACCGTATCCAGAGTGCTCAATGACAGCGGCTTTGTCAGCGAAGAGATCAAGAGTCGGGTTCTGGACGTTGTTAACCGTTTAAATTACCAGCCGAGTGCCATCGCGAGAAGTTTGAAGCAGGACAAAACTTTCATGATCGGCGTCATTATTCCGGATATCTCCAATCCTTATTTTATGGGCATCTCTAGAGGCATTGAGGATGTTGTTGGTCCAGAGGGCTTTCAGCTCATCTTCTGCAGCTCGGACGAAAACCCGGAGAAGGAGAGGCAGCTCATTCAGCTGCTGCAAGAGAAACGGGTCGATGCGGTTGTTCTCGCGACATCCGGTGATAACGATTCGCTTCTGGAGAGACTCGCTGATTCCGGCATGCCAATCGTGCTGATCGACCGGAAGCTGATGTCGAAGGAAGCGGGAAACAAGCTGGACTTGGTTGCAGAAGACAATATCGACGGAGCAAGCCGCCTAACCATGAAGCTGCTTGAGGCAGGACATGTCAGAATTGGCGTGGTCAACGGACCAAGCCGCGTAAGTACCGGCCGGGAGCGCTATGCCGGCGTGCTGAAGGCAATGAAGGAATTCGGGCTTCATGCGAAGCCGCTCGTATTCAACGGCAAAGACTTCTCCATCGAGGATGGAGTTCGAGCAGTCCGCAAATTTCTTAGCGAGGAAGAGCGGCCGACGGCGATCATCTCCTTGAACAATCGGATGAGCTTAGGCGTCCTTCTCGAAATCGTAAGAAGCGGGCTTCGAATCCCGGATGATATCACCGTAGCTTCGTTCGGCGAGGTGGAAGCGGGAGCGCTGCTTAAGAACCCGGAGTTATATTACATGGATCAGCGGCCGTACGAGATGGGGCGCAAGGCAGGGGAAATTCTTCTTCGCCGCATTCGTAAAGACGAGACGCAAAGCGATAAGCAGCTAGAGCTGTTTTACAATGAAATCAATCGTTTGGGCTAA